A section of the Dromaius novaehollandiae isolate bDroNov1 chromosome 6, bDroNov1.hap1, whole genome shotgun sequence genome encodes:
- the LOC112985864 gene encoding steroidogenic acute regulatory protein, mitochondrial-like → MLQATVKLCCGIAHDHLRRLPGLKLAAVAAMQNDVRGLVLRGSRRLPSKLPRYIQRLMGKDAAACPEPDGDLSSGRFSSVDLSYVSQGERALQRALGILQQHDGWQAETVPDAGAAVSSAALPGLGRVFRAEAVLGAPVARLHRELFEDVERMPEWYPALGRVEVLRRVGPDTLLTHEVTARGPGDLAGPRDFVSVRHRRSAPAAVYLVGTAAGGRPPPPPPGCVRAESRLSCVVLRPLPGDPGRTRFTWLLCMDLKGWIPASVLHRVLPRSQADFIGRLRQRLARP, encoded by the exons atgctgcaggccaccGTCAAGCTGTGCTGCGGCATCGCGCACGACCACCTGCGCAGGCTGCCCG GCCTGAAGCTAGCGGCGGTGGCGGCGATGCAGAACGACGTGCGAGGGCTGGTGTTAAGAGGCTCCCGGCGGCTGCCCTCCAAACTGCCCCGTTATATCCAGCGGCTGATGGGGAAGGATGCTG CCGCCTGCCCGGAGCCTGACGGCGACCTGAGCTCCGGCCGCTTTTCCAGCGTGGACCTGTCCTACGTCAGCCAAGGAGAAAGGGCCCTGCAGCGAGCGCTGGGCATCCTGCAGCAGCACGACGGCTGGCAGGCCGAAACCGTGCCG GACGCGGGCGCCGCGGTGTCGAGCGCGGCCCtgccggggctgggcagggtgtTTCGGGCCGAGGCGGTCCTGGGCGCGCCGGTGGCTCGGCTGCACCGCGAGCTCTTCGAGGACGTCGAGCGGATGCCCGAGTGGTACCCGGCGCTCGGCCGGGTCGAG GTGCTGCGCCGCGTCGGGCCCGACACGCTGCTGACGCACGAGGTGacggcccgcggccccggcgacCTGGCGGGGCCCCGCGACTTCGTCAGCGTGCGGCACCGCCGGAGCGCGCCCGCCGCCGTCTACCTCGTgggcacggccgccggcggccgcccgccgcccccgccgccgggctgcgTCAG GGCCGAGTCCCGGCTGAGCTGCGTGGTCCTGCGGCCGCTGCCGGGCGACCCCGGCCGCACCCGCTTCACCTGGCTCCTCTGCATGGACCTGAAG GGCTGGATCCCCGCGTCCGTCCTCCACCGCGTCCTGCCGCGCTCCCAAGCGGACTTCATCGGCCGCCTCCGCCAGCGCCTCGCGCGCCCCTGA